The following proteins are co-located in the Plasmodium brasilianum strain Bolivian I chromosome 11, whole genome shotgun sequence genome:
- a CDS encoding metacaspase-1, giving the protein MKSIYLKIFELSELKEEDGSAYYVKIYWRNKKYKTTTLRDGFYLFNKSFLLPVESVGDEKNEILSVEVWSNAIINRKVAYTFFSLEFITKERIIKEKIKLINILKNCTLELSLNIVRSENDIIFFNIKEICYNRTDNEIRQAILTYKNEEDVIMQLQKKKHNFPDNIAINDMSLPLNTYNNFTFQKDIPKIEQNYAFPHSEQRSRFPTHATLLSAPLDTRNTHYICGTDNSCNNSSMILTGSSSAYPTLNRVQDAANSSSIMYNIDRNSNNYAANNNNTMSAHFPRKENDNAQLGNTNSYVSTFHQGYMYNCSPSPYVEQILYFSSGNKKKALLIGINYYGSKDELKGCTNDTVRMKNLLVSKYNFYDSSMNIVRLIDNENDPNYRPTRRNILSAITWLTKENKAGDILFFLYSGHGSQQKDLSYIEEDGYNETILPSDYKTEGHIIDDELHKHLIQPLNNGVKLIAVMDCCNSGSSIDLAYKYKMKSRKWKEVKNPFHVVCDVSQLSGCKDNDFSYEIDNGRNAPGGSMVTAIIHILSPTNIISPSYEHLLNSINSYIKTYRKQTVTFMASQKFNLDRVFDFEHVLKNRNEKLGQIINEHNLKKKKKKKKKKYQDLFELF; this is encoded by the coding sequence ATGAAAAGCATATACTTGAAAATTTTCGAGCTGTCAGAGCTGAAGGAGGAAGACGGCTCTGcttattatgtaaaaatatactggaggaataaaaaatataagactACAACATTAAGAGATGGgttttacttatttaataAGAGCTTCTTACTACCAGTTGAATCAGTAggagatgaaaaaaatgaaatactGTCAGTCGAAGTTTGGAGTAATGCtataataaatagaaaagtCGCTTACACGTTTTTTTCCCTCGAATTTATTACAAAggaaagaataataaaagaaaaaataaaactaattaatattttaaaaaattgcacATTAGAACTATCCTTGAATATAGTGAGAAGtgaaaatgatataattttttttaatataaaagaaatatgttaTAACAGAACAGATAATGAAATAAGACAAGCTATATTGACATACAAGAATGAAGAGGATGTTATTATGCAGCTACAAAAGAAGAAACATAATTTTCCCGATAATATTGCTATAAATGATATGTCTTTACCTCTAAATACTTACAACAACTTTACATTTCAAAAGGATATACCAAAGATTGAACAAAATTATGCATTTCCACATAGCGAACAAAGGAGCAGGTTTCCTACTCATGCGACTCTGTTAAGTGCTCCGTTAGATACGCGCAATACTCATTACATTTGTGGAACAGATAACAGTTGTAACAATAGTAGTATGATTTTAACGGGTAGTAGTAGCGCTTACCCAACTCTCAACCGTGTGCAAGATGCCGCAAACAGTAGCAGTATTATGTATAACATTGAtcgtaatagtaataactatgctgctaataataataacaccATGAGTGCTCATTTCCCGCGGAAAGAGAACGATAATGCCCAATTGGGGAATACCAATTCGTACGTGTCTACGTTTCATCAGggatatatgtataactgTTCACCCTCACCATACGTAGAAcagattttatatttttcttcaggaaataagaaaaaggcATTGTTGATAGGTATAAATTACTACGGCTCGAAGGACGAATTGAAAGGATGTACCAACGACACAGtaagaatgaaaaatttactaGTTTCGAAATATAATTTCTATGATTCCTCAATGAATATTGTAAGATTAAtagataatgaaaatgatcCGAATTATAGACCAACTAGAAGGAATATTTTATCTGCCATTACATGGCTTACTAAAGAAAACAAAGCTGGggatattttgttttttctttattcagGGCATGGATCACAACAAAAAGATCTTTCATATATAGAAGAAGATGGATATAATGAAACAATACTACCATCTGACTATAAAACGGAAGGACATATAATTGATGACGAGTTACATAAACACTTAATACAACCTTTAAATAATGGAGTTAAGTTAATAGCTGTAATGGACTGTTGTAATTCTGGAAGTAGTATAGATCTagcttataaatataaaatgaaatcaagaaaatggaaagaagtaaaaaacCCTTTTCACGTTGTATGTGATGTTAGTCAATTAAGTGGTTGCAAAGATAATGATTTCTCCTATGAAATAGATAACGGACGCAATGCCCCAGGGGGATCTATGGTTACTGCAATAATACATATTCTAAGCCCTACAAACATTATTTCGCCTTCTTATGAACATTTACTAAATAGTATaaatagttatataaaaacttatCGAAAGCAAACTGTTACCTTCATGGCTTCACAAAAATTTAACTTAGACAGAGTTTTCGACTTTGAACATGTTCTCAAAAATAGAAATGAAAAGCTAGGCCAAATAATTAACGAACATAatttaaagaagaaaaaaaaaaaaaaaaaaaaaaagtaccaGGATTTATTCGAGCTGttctga
- a CDS encoding 60S ribosomal protein L7-2: protein MHKKKESKDSKKNKTGNNNKKKLVKFRRIKKVKFKDEHRVLLQNNTGDEDVKIVKKKKLNTFYKKKEYAKKLENQKKEFHRLRKQVKSQNFDEQGQCIFAIRNKVECIYAAPNQILQELRLNKKFNGVLLLNNKQNMQNLFLVKSYVCYGYIKKYNFYNLMEKRLFLKDGDEIKRCDSNKTIEKLFRKEGIYSFPSFCEYIFECKENVDIILKNHVIPFDFSFLNSEITFDFLQFKSEFAGFMKDEINEILEKII from the exons atgcataaaaagaaagaaagcaaggattcaaaaaaaaataaaactggaaataataataaaaagaaattggTAAAATTTAGAAGAATTAAGAAAGTTAAATTTAAGGATGAACACAGAGTACTCCTACAAAATAACACCGGAGATGAAGATGTAAAA atagttaaaaaaaaaaaattaaacacattctataaaaaaaaagaatatgcaAAGAAATTGGAAAATCAGAAAAAGGAGTTTCATAGATTACGAAAACAAGTGAAAAGTCAAAATTTTGATGAGCAAGGACAATGCATTTTTGCAATAAGAAATAAAGTTGAATGTATTTACGCAGCCCCGAATCAAATTCTCCAG GAGTTAagattaaacaaaaaatttaatggtGTGTTATTACTTAATAATAAACAGAATATGCAAAACTTGTTTCTTGTAAAGTCTTATGTATGTTATgggtacataaaaaaatataacttttataatttaatggaaaaaagacTTTTCTTAAAAGATGGagatgaaataaaaagatgtgattcaaataaaactattgaaaaattatttcgaAAAGAAGGAATTTATTCATTTCCGTCCTTTTGTGAATACATTTTTGAATGTAAAGAGAATGTAGATATTATTTTGAAGAATCATGTTATTCCTTTTGATTTTTCCTTCTTAAATTCTGAAATTACATTTGATTTTTTGCAATTTAAAAGTGAGTTTGCAGGTTTTATGAAAGACGAAATTAACGAAATactggaaaaaataatttga
- a CDS encoding adenylosuccinate synthetase, with amino-acid sequence MNIFEHNITNVDKGNVVAILGAQWGDEGKGKIIDILSKHSDITCRFNGGANAGHTISVNDKKYALHLLPCGVLYDNNISVLGNGMVIHVKSLINEIKSVGGNILDRLYLSNKSHILFDIHQIIDAIQESKKLKEGKQLGTTKRGIGPCYSTKVSRIGIRLGALKNFENFKKMYIKLVDHLMNLYNITDYNKEEELTLFYNYHLMLKDRIIDVISFMNKNIQCKKKVLIEGANAAMLDIDFGTYPYVTSSSTTVGGIFCGLGIHHKKLNVVIGVVKSYLTRVGCGPFLTELNNETGIYLREKGFEYGTTTKRPRRCGWLDIPMLLYVKCINSIDIINLTKLDVLSGLKEIYLCVNYKNKTTGELLEKGCYPVDENATEEYEPVYEKFEGWEEDITNCKEFDELPDNARKYVMAIEKYVNTPIVWIGVGPNRRNTITKK; translated from the exons atgaatatattcgAGCACAACATAACAAATGTTGATAAGGGAAACGTGGTGGCAATATTAGGAGCTCAATGGGGAGATGAAGGGAAGGGTAAAATTATCGACATTTTATCAAAACATTCAGATATTACATGCAGATTTAATGGTGGTGCAAATGCTGGACATACTATATCAGTTAATGATAAGAAGTATGCATTACATTTATTACCATGTGGTGTgttatatgataataatataagtgTATTAGGTAATGGTATGGTAATACATGTAAAGTCTTTAATAAATGAGATAAAATCAGTAGGAGGAAATATATTAGATAGGTTATACTTATCTAACAAATCCCATATCTTATTTGATATACACCAAATAATAGATGCTATTcaagaaagtaaaaaattaaaagaaggaAAACAATTAGGTACCACAAAAAGGGGAATAGGTCCATGTTATTCTACTAAAGTATCAAGAATAGGTATAAGATTAGGAGctcttaaaaattttgaaaattttaaaaagatgtacataaaattagTGGACCatttaatgaatttatataatattactgattataataaagaagaagaattaaccctattttataattatcatcTTATGTTAAAAGATAGAATAATAGATGTAATTTcatttatgaataaaaatatacaatgtAAGAAAAAGGTATTAATTGAAGGAGCAAATGCAGCTATGTTAGATATTGATTTTGGTACATATCCATATGTAACAAGTAGCAGCACAACAGTCGGGGGAATATTTTGCGGTCTTGGAATACACCATAAGAAATTGAATGTAGTTATAGGAGTTGTAAAAAGTTATTTAACAAGAGTTGGATGTGGTCCCTTTTTAACagaattaaataatgaaacagGAATATATTTAAGGGAAAAGGGTTTTGAATATGGGACTACTACCAAAAGGCCAAGAAGGTGTGGGTGGTTAGATATTCCTATGTTGTTATATGTCAAATGTATTAATAGTATTGATATAATTAACTTAACAAAGCTGGATGTTCTCTCTGGGTTGAAGGAAATTTATCTTTGCGTtaattataagaataaaacTACAG gTGAATTACTGGAGAAGGGCTGCTATCCCGTTGATGAGAATGCGACAGAAGAGTATGAACCGGTGTATGAAAAATTTGAAGGATGGGAAGAGGACATAACAAATTGCAAAGAGTTTGACGAATTACCTGACAATGCAAGGAAATACGTTATGGcaatagaaaaatatgtaaatacacCAATCGTATGGATTGGTGTAGGTCCCAATAGAAGAAACACGATTACGAAGAAATGA
- a CDS encoding V-type proton ATPase 21 kDa proteolipid subunit: MLGIALSLFLSIIGAAWGIFICGTSIVGASVKSPRIISKNLISIIFCEALGMYGVITAVFLQIKFSGLNKEIHAPLVLTAKTDALIMNTIRGGWALFASGLTAGLSNLVSGVSVGITGSSCALGDAHNSDLFVRMLMIEICASVIGLYGLIVAIVSIGDIQLT; the protein is encoded by the exons ATGCTTGGTATAGCCTTGTCCTTATTTCTTTCAATTATTGGCGCAGCATG GGGAATATTCATTTGTGGTACGAGTATTGTGGGTGCGTCGGTTAAGTCCCCCCGTATAATTtccaaaaatttaatatcgATTATTTTTTGTGAAGCATTAG GAATGTACGGGGTAATAACAGCAGtgtttttacaaataaaatttagcGGTTTAAATAAGGAAATTCATGCCCCATTGGTGTTAACAGCTAAAACAGATGCATTGATTATGAATACCATAAGAGGGGGATGGGCGTTATTCGCAAGTGGCCTTACCGCAGGACTGTCCAATCTCGTTTCAgg AGTTTCTGTTGGTATTACTGGCAGTTCGTGTGCACTTGGAGACGCACACAATTCAGATCTCTTTGTCCGGATGTTAATGATTGAAATATGCGCCAGTGTTATag gATTATACGGTTTAATAGTAGCTATTGTGTCCATTGGTGATATTCAGCTAACTTGA